One Oryza brachyantha chromosome 3, ObraRS2, whole genome shotgun sequence DNA segment encodes these proteins:
- the LOC102716580 gene encoding LOW QUALITY PROTEIN: uncharacterized protein LOC102716580 (The sequence of the model RefSeq protein was modified relative to this genomic sequence to represent the inferred CDS: deleted 3 bases in 2 codons), protein MAASPPVEVGARGTIGSLVCREIEYFRRVDQVGVVSHGHGKIRSSSSSNSSKQARRQRHGEPQEQGPVAVEEGGRRRRAYFLPSICSSAEVAEAAGAARVRYRHLGQDDGDSLPQ, encoded by the exons atggcggcgtcgccgccggtggaggTCGGCGCGCGGGGCACCATCGGCTCGCTGGTGTGCCGCGAGATCGAGTACTTCAGGAGGGTGGATCAGGTCGGCGTCGTCAGCCACGGCCACGGCAAGatcaggagcagcagcagcagtaacaGCAGCAAGCAGGCT CGGCGCCAGCGTCATGGGGAGCCCCAGGAGCAAGGTCCGGTCGCCGTGGAAGAAggggggcgccggcggcgg gcctaCTTCTTGCCTAGCATCTGCTCgtcggcggaggtggcggaggccgccggcgccgccagggTCAGGTACCGGCATCTGGGCCAAGACGACGGCGACTCTCTTCCTCAATAA
- the LOC102719852 gene encoding galactose mutarotase-like, whose translation MEQLVGVHHHHHHHHHSSSSSSLSPRTPTHPHPHLLRLPSNRLRPPDHHPHTHPHAAVSKVLRVTPPFFLVLLAAVYLLASFTIFSSPAASLRPSSRSRAKLLLPMHHQPSPPVSSSSSPASPELFELDGGGIRAWISNVGATVTSLLVPDKNGVLGDVVLGFDSLDPYLNGTSPYFGCIVGRVSNRIKDGKFTLNNMQYSLAINNPPNTLHGGFKGFDKIIWEVAEYIKGENPSITFKYYSKDGDEGFPGDVSVTARYSILASTTLKLEMEAIPLNKATPISLAQHTYWNLAGHSSGDVLAHTVQIWGSQITPVDETSIPTGEMMPVSGTPFDFLREATIGSRIDQVPGGYDHNFVLDSGEVKSGLRHAAKVTDPSSSRVLDIWADAPGVQFYTGNFLNGIVGKGGAVYGKHAGLCLETQGFPNAVNQPNFPSMTVHPGEKYSHTMLFEFSTK comes from the exons ATGGAGCAGCTGGTGGGagttcaccaccaccaccaccaccaccaccattcttcttcctcctcctccctgtcCCCGAGGACCCCGACCCACCCGCACCCGCACCTCCTGCGCCTCCCCTCCAACCGCCTCCGGCCGCCGGATCACCACCCCCACACCCacccccacgccgccgtctccaAGGTCCTCCGCGTCACCCCTCCCTtcttcctcgtcctcctcgccgccgtctacCTCCTCGCCTCCTTCACCATcttctcctcgccggcggcctcgcTCCGCCCCTCCTCCAGGAGCCGCGCCAAGCTCCTCCTCCCGATGCACCACCAGCCGTCGCCCCCGGtttcgtcgtcctcgtccccCGCTTCTCCCGAGCTGTTTGAGCTCGACGGTGGCGGGATCCGGGCCTGGATCAGCAATGTCGGCGCCACCGTCACGTCGCTCCTGGTCCCGGACAAGAATG GGGTTCTTGGTGATGTGGTGCTTGGATTCGACTCTCTGGATCCTTATCTG AATGGCACTTCACCTTATTTTGGCTGCATTGTTGGGCGAGTTTCAAATAGGATCAAGGATGGGAAGTTTACTTTAAATAATATGCAGTATAGTCTGGCCATCAACAACCCACCAAACACTCTTCATG GTGGATTTAAAGGTTTTGACAAAATCATCTGGGAAGTTGCTGAATATATCAAAGGGGAGAACCCATCAATCACTTTCAAATATTACAGTAAAGATGGAGACGAAG GTTTCCCAGGTGATGTTTCTGTCACCGCCAGATACTCTATTCTGGCAAGTACTACACTGAAGCTAGAGATGGAGGCTATTCCTTTGAATAAGGCCACACCCATCAGTTTAGCACAGCACACCTACTGGAACTTGGCAGGACACAGCTCAGGAGATGTGCTCGCGCACACTGTCCAGATATGGGGATCTCAGATAACGCCTGTGGATGAAACCTCAATACCTACCGGTGAGATGATGCCAGTGAGTGGCACACCCTTCGATTTTCTAAGGGAGGCCACAATTGGCAGCAGGATCGATCAAGTCCCCGGTGGCTATGATCACAACTTTGTTCTTGACAGTGGTGAAGTGAAGTCTGGTTTGCGCCATGCAGCGAAAGTGACCGACCCTTCAAGCTCGAGGGTCCTTGACATCTGGGCAGATGCTCCTGGAGTGCAGTTCTACACTGGTAATTTCCTGAATGGCATTGTGGGCAAAGGAGGTGCAGTCTATGGGAAGCATGCCGGCCTCTGTCTTGAGACCCAAGGCTTCCCAAACGCTGTGAACCAACCTAATTTTCCCTCAATGACCGTTCACCCTGGTGAGAAGTATAGTCATACGATGCTGTTCGAGTTCTCCACAAAATGA
- the LOC102720132 gene encoding protein FATTY ACID EXPORT 5-like yields MHDFCFTLPYGFAVLVGGVLGYARRGSTASLAGGAGAGALLLLAGFVSLKAFEKRRNSYLAFALETLCALALTYVMGQRYLETSKIMPAGVVAGLSALMSAFYLFKIATGGNHIPPKKE; encoded by the exons atgcacGACTTCTGCTTCACGCTCCCCTACGGCTTCGCCGTCCTGGTCGGCGGCGTGCTGGGCTACGCCCGCCGCGGCAGCACCGCCTCcctggccggcggcgccggcgccggcgcgctcctcctcctcgccggcttcGTCAGCCTCAAGGCCTTCGAGAAGCGCCGCAACTCCTACCTCGCCTTCGCCCTCGAGACCC TATGTGCACTGGCTTTGACTTATGTTATGGGGCAGAGATACCTTGAGACTTCGAAGATAATGCCAGCTGGTGTCGTTGCTGGCTTAAG TGCTTTGATGTCTGCATTCTACCTATTCAAAATTGCAACTGGTGGCAACCATATCCCACCAAAGAAAGAGTGA